In Papaver somniferum cultivar HN1 chromosome 1, ASM357369v1, whole genome shotgun sequence, a genomic segment contains:
- the LOC113319554 gene encoding uncharacterized protein LOC113319554 isoform X2, protein MGWHCEWDQPAVSVHVKISYSLGFLDMFKYAISTKMEVLNLSLGGPNYSAFPFVKVLMARKVVLFVKVLLTQGRKDPCKWRQVKQISKIWGQFHAILVPMFIGSTDNY, encoded by the exons ATGGGGTGGCATTG TGAATGGGACCAACCTGCTGTATCTGTTCATGTCAAG ATATCTTATTCATTGGGGTTCCTTGACATGTTCAAGTATGCCATTTCAACCAAGATGGAAGTGCTGAATTTGAGTCTAGGAGGCCCTAATTACTCAGCTTTTCCTTTTGTTAAG GTGCTGATGGCAAGAAAGGTGGTGTTGTTCGTCAAGGTACTCCTTACCCAAGGGAGGAAAGACCCCTGCAAGTGGAGGCAAGTCAAACAAATCTCTAAAATTTGGGGTCAGTTCCATGCGATTCTTGTACCAA TGTTCATTGGAAGCACTGACAACTACTGA
- the LOC113319554 gene encoding uncharacterized protein LOC113319554 isoform X1: MGWHCEWDQPAVSVHVKISYSLGFLDMFKYAISTKMEVLNLSLGGPNYSAFPFVKVLMARKVVLFVKVLLTQGRKDPCKWRQVKQISKIWGQFHAILVPRHSVQFTVKNCNRLLVSISLFRHLFFGA, from the exons ATGGGGTGGCATTG TGAATGGGACCAACCTGCTGTATCTGTTCATGTCAAG ATATCTTATTCATTGGGGTTCCTTGACATGTTCAAGTATGCCATTTCAACCAAGATGGAAGTGCTGAATTTGAGTCTAGGAGGCCCTAATTACTCAGCTTTTCCTTTTGTTAAG GTGCTGATGGCAAGAAAGGTGGTGTTGTTCGTCAAGGTACTCCTTACCCAAGGGAGGAAAGACCCCTGCAAGTGGAGGCAAGTCAAACAAATCTCTAAAATTTGGGGTCAGTTCCATGCGATTCTTGTACCAA GGCATTCGGTACAGTTCACAGTCAAGAACTGCAATAGGTTGTTGGTGTCTATTAGTTTGTTCAGACACTTATTTTTTGGTGCTTAG